A single region of the Streptomyces caelestis genome encodes:
- a CDS encoding ABC transporter ATP-binding protein, translating into MVTQSVTGVESKSDHASRLAARGVTVGYGARTVIDDLDVAIPPGVVTTIIGPNGCGKSTLLRTLSRLLKPSKGTVVLDGDDIARLRTRDVARKLGLLPQAPVAPEGLTVADLVARGRHPHQSWLRQWSSDDADVVERALAMTGVSDLADRPVDALSGGQRQRVWISMTLAQGTDLLLLDEPTTYLDLAHAMDVLDLVDDLHESGCTVVMVLHDLNLAARYSDNLIVMRAGSILAQGHPRDVLTAELLHEAFGLHAKVIDDPVGDRPLIVPIGRTHVQLD; encoded by the coding sequence GTGGTCACTCAGTCCGTCACCGGGGTCGAGTCGAAGTCCGATCACGCCTCACGGCTGGCAGCCAGGGGCGTCACCGTCGGATACGGCGCCCGGACCGTCATCGACGATCTCGACGTGGCGATACCCCCCGGGGTCGTCACCACCATCATCGGCCCCAACGGCTGTGGAAAATCGACCCTGTTGCGGACCCTGTCCCGGCTGCTCAAGCCGTCCAAGGGGACGGTCGTGCTGGACGGCGACGACATCGCCCGGCTCAGGACCAGGGACGTGGCGCGGAAACTCGGCCTGCTGCCGCAGGCGCCGGTCGCGCCCGAAGGGCTGACGGTGGCCGACCTGGTCGCCAGGGGCCGCCATCCGCACCAGAGCTGGCTGCGGCAGTGGTCCTCGGACGACGCCGACGTGGTGGAGCGCGCCCTGGCCATGACCGGGGTGTCCGACCTGGCCGACCGCCCGGTCGACGCGCTGTCCGGCGGGCAGCGGCAGCGCGTCTGGATCTCGATGACCCTGGCCCAGGGCACCGACCTGCTGCTGCTGGACGAGCCGACCACCTACCTCGACCTGGCGCACGCGATGGACGTACTCGATCTGGTCGACGATCTGCACGAGTCCGGATGCACCGTGGTGATGGTGCTGCACGACCTCAACCTGGCCGCGCGCTACAGCGACAACCTCATCGTGATGCGGGCGGGGTCGATCCTGGCGCAGGGTCATCCCCGTGACGTGCTGACCGCCGAGCTGCTGCACGAGGCGTTCGGACTGCACGCCAAGGTCATCGACGACCCGGTGGGTGACCGGCCGCTCATCGTCCCGATCGGTCGCACGCACGTCCAACTCGACTAG
- a CDS encoding iron-siderophore ABC transporter substrate-binding protein has translation MLLHRTTRRTPWRRVAALLSAATLGVGLLAGCGSESDSADKGSDNTSTAAAGTFPVTVEHAFGTTKVAEAPKRVVTVGYTDDQTVLAFGIKPVGMTDQYPNPAGQSPDINTQWPWVKDKWGGALPEVIMKNGDTGPNYEKIAALRPDLIIAVYSEIDQAGYDKLSKIAPTVARTKAEKEPFSAPWQDNALHIAKALGKAEEGEKMVQDIQGKLDAAKKANPELAKQTAVVLSWYENSVAPFTSTDVRGRLVTGIGFTYQTEIDKVADGSFYTKLSPERVDLVDVDRIFVINDKADTAALKKFKLFANLDAVKKGNVSYLLDSEGPAVGAAISQGTLLSMPYAVDELVKSVAE, from the coding sequence ATGCTCCTCCACAGAACGACGCGCAGGACGCCATGGCGGCGGGTCGCGGCACTCCTCTCCGCCGCGACGCTCGGCGTCGGCCTCCTCGCGGGGTGCGGTTCCGAGTCGGACTCGGCGGACAAGGGCAGCGACAACACCTCCACCGCCGCGGCCGGTACCTTCCCGGTCACCGTGGAGCACGCGTTCGGCACCACCAAGGTCGCCGAGGCCCCGAAGCGGGTCGTCACCGTCGGCTACACCGACGACCAGACCGTCCTGGCGTTCGGCATCAAGCCGGTCGGCATGACCGACCAGTACCCGAACCCGGCGGGCCAGAGCCCCGACATCAACACCCAGTGGCCCTGGGTGAAGGACAAGTGGGGCGGCGCCTTGCCCGAGGTCATCATGAAGAACGGTGACACCGGCCCCAACTACGAGAAGATCGCCGCCCTGCGCCCGGACCTGATCATCGCGGTCTACTCCGAGATCGACCAGGCCGGCTACGACAAGCTCTCCAAGATCGCACCGACGGTGGCCCGCACCAAGGCCGAGAAGGAGCCGTTCAGCGCCCCCTGGCAGGACAACGCCCTGCACATCGCCAAGGCACTCGGCAAGGCCGAGGAGGGCGAGAAGATGGTGCAGGACATCCAGGGCAAGCTCGACGCGGCCAAGAAGGCGAACCCCGAACTCGCGAAGCAGACCGCCGTCGTCCTGTCCTGGTACGAGAACTCGGTGGCGCCGTTCACCTCCACCGATGTGCGCGGCCGGCTCGTGACGGGTATCGGCTTCACGTACCAGACCGAGATCGACAAGGTCGCCGACGGCAGCTTCTACACCAAGCTCTCGCCCGAGCGCGTCGACCTGGTCGACGTCGACCGCATCTTCGTGATCAACGACAAGGCCGACACGGCGGCCCTGAAGAAGTTCAAGCTGTTCGCCAACCTCGACGCGGTGAAGAAGGGCAACGTGTCCTACCTGCTGGACAGCGAGGGCCCGGCGGTCGGCGCGGCCATCTCCCAGGGCACCCTGCTGTCCATGCCGTACGCCGTCGACGAGCTCGTGAAGTCGGTGGCCGAGTAG
- a CDS encoding ABC transporter ATP-binding protein, with protein MSATATRPAPATLHTATGREASRWVAAHCREVPWLSAATVLTTVAGAALQVLPVLLLGRVVDGVVEGESRSVLVTIGVLIGAAALLGAAATAVSTYLIGRLGADLLARLREGAVRAVLGMPSARVEQVGRGDVLSRVGDDVAVISKGIRTAIPTVFSAGVLVTIATFGMFGLDWRLGLAGAGALPAYALALRWYLPRSAPLYRKQRVAQADRAQALISGLNGIDTVRAYRLEGAFREKVTSESWRVRDLGIEVFRFFGRFVGRENRAEFIGLVLIIVVGYALLEADAASLGEVSAAPLLFHRLFGPLGLIMFTFDEAQKSGASLTRLVGVLGEAGEGRLVGDPAVAPADAEPLPVTVRGLTFRYPDAEEPVLRDVDLTIPAGGSLALVGATGAGKTTLAALIAGIGEPESGSVRIGATDLAGLDEAGARALVSILTQETHVFSGPLADDLRLSAPGATDAELTDALRTVGADAWVQALPEGLNTRVGEGGERLDVTKVAQIALARLVLARSPVVVLDESTAEAGSEGAAELERAVVAACAGRTTLFVAHRLTQAMAADRIAVLDAGRVVEQGTHDELVALGGRYARLWQAWREGS; from the coding sequence GTGAGCGCGACCGCCACCCGCCCCGCCCCGGCGACCCTGCACACGGCGACCGGACGCGAGGCCTCCCGATGGGTCGCGGCGCACTGCCGCGAGGTGCCCTGGCTGTCGGCGGCCACCGTGCTCACCACGGTGGCCGGCGCGGCGCTCCAGGTGCTCCCGGTGCTGCTGCTCGGCCGGGTGGTCGACGGCGTGGTCGAGGGTGAGTCGCGCTCGGTCCTGGTCACCATCGGGGTGCTGATCGGGGCCGCCGCGCTGCTCGGCGCGGCGGCCACCGCGGTGTCGACCTACCTGATCGGCCGGCTGGGCGCCGACCTGCTCGCGCGGCTGCGGGAAGGAGCCGTCCGGGCGGTGCTGGGAATGCCGAGCGCCCGCGTCGAACAGGTCGGCCGGGGAGACGTGCTCTCCAGGGTCGGCGACGACGTGGCCGTCATCTCCAAGGGCATCCGTACGGCCATCCCCACGGTGTTCTCGGCCGGAGTGCTGGTCACCATCGCCACGTTCGGCATGTTCGGGCTGGACTGGCGGCTCGGACTGGCGGGCGCCGGCGCGCTGCCCGCGTACGCGCTCGCCCTGCGCTGGTACCTCCCGCGCTCCGCGCCGCTCTACCGGAAGCAGCGGGTGGCCCAGGCCGACCGCGCGCAGGCGTTGATCAGCGGTCTGAACGGGATCGACACGGTCCGGGCGTACCGCCTGGAGGGCGCCTTCCGCGAGAAGGTCACCAGCGAGTCCTGGCGGGTGCGCGACCTCGGTATCGAGGTGTTCCGGTTCTTCGGCAGGTTCGTCGGCCGGGAGAACCGCGCCGAGTTCATCGGGCTGGTCCTGATCATCGTGGTGGGGTACGCCCTGCTGGAGGCCGACGCCGCCAGCCTGGGCGAGGTGTCGGCGGCCCCGCTGCTGTTCCACCGGCTGTTCGGCCCGCTGGGCCTCATCATGTTCACCTTCGACGAGGCGCAGAAGTCGGGCGCGAGCCTGACCCGGCTGGTCGGCGTGCTCGGGGAGGCCGGTGAGGGCCGGCTGGTGGGTGACCCGGCCGTCGCGCCGGCCGACGCCGAGCCGTTGCCGGTGACGGTGCGGGGGCTGACGTTCCGTTATCCCGACGCCGAGGAACCGGTGCTGAGGGACGTCGATCTGACCATCCCGGCCGGTGGTTCGCTCGCGCTGGTGGGCGCCACGGGTGCGGGCAAGACGACCCTGGCCGCGCTGATCGCGGGCATCGGAGAGCCCGAGTCCGGGTCGGTGCGGATCGGCGCGACCGACCTGGCGGGTCTGGACGAGGCCGGGGCGCGGGCCCTGGTGAGCATCCTGACGCAGGAGACGCACGTGTTCTCCGGCCCGCTCGCCGACGACCTGCGGCTGTCCGCGCCCGGGGCGACCGACGCCGAACTGACGGACGCACTGCGCACGGTCGGCGCCGACGCCTGGGTCCAGGCGCTGCCCGAGGGGCTCAACACCAGGGTCGGCGAGGGCGGTGAGCGACTGGACGTCACCAAGGTCGCCCAGATCGCCCTGGCCCGGCTGGTGCTGGCCCGCTCGCCCGTGGTGGTGCTCGACGAGTCCACCGCGGAGGCCGGCAGCGAGGGCGCCGCCGAGCTGGAACGCGCGGTCGTGGCCGCGTGCGCGGGCCGGACCACCCTGTTCGTGGCGCACCGGCTGACCCAGGCGATGGCGGCGGACCGGATCGCCGTGCTGGACGCGGGCCGCGTCGTCGAGCAGGGCACACACGACGAGTTGGTGGCTCTGGGCGGCCGGTACGCCCGGCTGTGGCAGGCATGGCGCGAGGGTAGTTAG